CGATGTTCTTACCTATATTATCAACAGCTATTCCGGCCTGTTGCAGATTCTGGTGTATTTGATAATGGCCAGTATTTTCGGTTTTGCCCTGGTCAAATCCTATCAATCCTTCAGGGCGCTTTCCTTCTATGATTTCAGCAAAGTGAAAAGCCGACGTTCCCTGCATCATTTGACAGCCGACATAAAGATGCCGCTGGCCTTGCTCGCCGCTTCATTTTTTGTCCGCACCAAATTACATTACGAGCAGGAACAGCAACGCGGCACCGTGGACAAGGTTATCCCCCCCGATGCCTTTATCCGCGATGCGGCGTTTCAGTTCAGTGAACGCTATTTTGAGGAAAAATTTCTCGAGCCCGTGGCGATGATGGCCAATCTGATGCCGCCCATGGGGTTCATCGGCACCATTATCGGCATGGTCGTGCACTTTCTCGCAAATTCCGGAACCCTCAATACGGAAATAACCGTAGCCGGCATTGCGACGGCTCTTTATACCACCTTTATTGCTCTGATCTGTTTTACCTTTCTGGAATTCCTGCGCAAAGTATTTTATGCCCTGGCGCATCGGCGCATCGATGAAGGTCTGTCTGCCATAACTCTTTTGGCGGATGATGTTCCTGGCGACCGGGGCTAGGTGGCTGTCATGAAAATGAAAAACGGTCATACCTGGCTCTTTTCCTTCACCGATCTGGCGTTTCTGCTTTTGATCAGCCTGAGCCTGATTCCAAGCGCACCGGACAATATCACCATTAAGCTGGCGGAAATGGATGTGCCCAGTGTGCCGGAACACGAGCAGATGGCCCCCCTGGCAAATGTTCGGGAACTCTGGGAGCTGCAGGTGTATGCGGTGTCTGACCAACGTCCTGTCCCGTATCGTCTTGTCAGGGCAGGGGTTGGCAAGAGCGCTTCCGCCCAGGATGTAAAGGTGCTGACCCGCGAAGAGCTGCTGCCGGCCATCGAGGCCCTCAAACAACGCAATTTGCGGCCGATTCTTCTGCCTGAAAAGAACTCTCTGAGTCAGGATTTTCTTTATGCCGCC
This portion of the Syntrophotalea acetylenica genome encodes:
- a CDS encoding MotA/TolQ/ExbB proton channel family protein, whose protein sequence is MAGQESIFNVVSNGIIDVLTYIINSYSGLLQILVYLIMASIFGFALVKSYQSFRALSFYDFSKVKSRRSLHHLTADIKMPLALLAASFFVRTKLHYEQEQQRGTVDKVIPPDAFIRDAAFQFSERYFEEKFLEPVAMMANLMPPMGFIGTIIGMVVHFLANSGTLNTEITVAGIATALYTTFIALICFTFLEFLRKVFYALAHRRIDEGLSAITLLADDVPGDRG